In Pygocentrus nattereri isolate fPygNat1 chromosome 30, fPygNat1.pri, whole genome shotgun sequence, the following proteins share a genomic window:
- the LOC119262913 gene encoding ermin-like, producing MDSSSECPGQEMISDHQTLPSPVLPQPTDHTPEPEPPAGPESNSDQDSATVGQAVTSVEQMDGGTEVGEAPTKEVDQMKEEAEAHISTSESGDRRSEQEERKEQEEEKEEVEEEEDGLGDLQPENCTQNVPATGQRSGRSNGRSRGRRSGSGPPTSKYNTVCYRKIKSGNTKQRIDEFESMMSV from the exons atgGACTCCAGTTCAGAGTGTCCAGGACAGGAGATGATCTCTGACCATCAAACGCTCCCTTCACCTGTTCTTCCACAGCCCACTGACCATACGCCAGAGCCCGAGCCTCCAGCTGGACCTGAGAGCAATAGTGACCAAG ACTCGGCAACTGTGGGACAGGCAGTGACGTCAGTGGAGCAGATGGATGGAGGCACTGAAGTAGGGGAGGCTCCCACTAAAGAGGTGGATCAAATGAAAGAGGAAGCAGAAGCTCACATCAGCACTTCAGAAAGCGGTGATCGACGGAGTGAACAAGAGGAGCGgaaagagcaggaggaggagaaggaagaggtggaagaagaggaggatggGCTGGGTGACCTACAGCCGGAGAACTGCACACAAAATGTTCCAGCCACAGGTCAAAGATCAGGCAGGAGCAACGGGAGGAGCAGGGGACGACGCTCCGGCAGCGGCCCCCCGACCTCTAAGTACAACACTGTGTGTTACAGAAAGATCAAGAGCGGAAACACCAAGCAGAGGATAGACGAGTTTGAGTCCATGATGAGTGTGTAG